In one window of Frigoriglobus tundricola DNA:
- a CDS encoding BatA domain-containing protein, whose protein sequence is MTLLAPIMLAGAAAVTVPVALHFFYRARYRPLPWAPMKFIKEAVEQTSRRLKFQEWVLLALRCLALVLLALALARPGRESALTGGDRPIDAVFVFDTSYSMDAKDGEKTRLERAKSAALAILDTLPDKSTVQIYSCADRAAFLGPVHSFNRDQARQLVQALEVTSLSTDFLPGLTDALAAAETGTAPAKEIYVFTDMQKSGFERQQGAVRSKCEEIKAKANLVFIRCGNVERTVPNVAVTDVQLLAAIPHTRTRVPFVVTLKNTGREVLRGITVELELDGRAVERDAVQVDQIDAGASATVTLTGSLEEAGPRLLAVRVGGDGLRGDNVFYKVIGVRDRVRVLLVAHPYAGQNVTDAGDWFVRKALVPFDADRDKEKIDRYFIETESVAPNEAGPDKLLNKDVVYLLNAAVRTDDPTEGLPPAFVAKLAEFVANGGGLVIGCGDAVAGPAYNRVLGGAGLLPLPLGDVRNATAAALFVPAATSIEEASVFGPLKPFTEWLERAELSRVYELDESPAAAGGARVLMRTTDNKPLVASRAVGRGEVLFFATSLDETWGRMMSVGQLAVPMTTHVIAHLTARKVPGGTRTAGDTLTWVPPNPDTVYELIKPRPVTERTGDKSRPRVKLGEAKEVDGRPVLTTADTVVAGEYAIVPIGAPDPIGLQPEAGLAFVVNPDQRETKELGAASDTEVEQLLGFRPPIIQAGAGTESAVRERRTRGEWTEWVLLLLLFLLVGETAWAWFCGTAR, encoded by the coding sequence ATGACGCTTCTGGCTCCCATCATGCTGGCCGGCGCGGCGGCCGTGACCGTGCCGGTCGCGCTGCACTTCTTCTACCGCGCGCGGTACCGGCCGCTCCCGTGGGCGCCGATGAAGTTCATCAAGGAGGCCGTCGAGCAGACCAGCCGCCGGCTCAAGTTCCAGGAGTGGGTCCTGCTCGCCCTCCGGTGCCTCGCCCTCGTCCTGCTCGCGCTGGCCCTGGCGCGGCCGGGCCGGGAGTCCGCCCTGACCGGCGGCGACCGGCCCATCGACGCCGTGTTCGTCTTCGACACGTCGTACAGCATGGACGCGAAGGACGGCGAGAAGACCCGTCTCGAACGCGCCAAGAGCGCCGCCCTCGCCATCCTCGACACGCTCCCGGACAAATCGACGGTCCAGATCTACTCGTGCGCGGACCGCGCCGCGTTCCTCGGGCCGGTCCACTCGTTCAACCGCGACCAGGCGCGGCAGCTCGTCCAGGCGCTCGAGGTGACCAGCCTCTCGACGGACTTCCTGCCGGGGCTCACGGACGCCCTCGCCGCCGCCGAGACCGGCACCGCCCCGGCCAAAGAGATTTACGTCTTCACGGACATGCAGAAGTCCGGGTTCGAGCGCCAGCAGGGCGCGGTGCGGAGCAAGTGCGAGGAGATCAAGGCGAAGGCCAACCTCGTCTTCATCCGGTGCGGCAACGTGGAGCGCACGGTCCCCAACGTCGCCGTCACCGACGTGCAACTGCTGGCCGCGATCCCCCACACCAGGACGCGCGTCCCCTTCGTGGTGACGCTGAAGAACACCGGCCGCGAGGTGCTCCGCGGCATCACGGTGGAACTCGAACTGGACGGCCGGGCGGTCGAAAGGGACGCGGTCCAGGTGGACCAGATCGACGCCGGCGCGAGCGCGACCGTCACCCTCACCGGCAGCCTGGAGGAGGCCGGACCGCGGCTCCTCGCGGTCCGGGTCGGGGGCGACGGGTTGAGAGGCGACAACGTCTTTTACAAGGTCATCGGCGTCCGGGACCGGGTGCGCGTGCTGCTCGTCGCGCACCCGTACGCCGGGCAGAACGTGACCGACGCCGGCGACTGGTTCGTGCGCAAGGCGCTCGTTCCGTTCGATGCGGACCGGGACAAGGAGAAGATCGACCGGTACTTCATCGAGACGGAGTCGGTCGCGCCCAACGAGGCCGGACCGGACAAGCTGCTGAACAAGGACGTCGTGTACCTGCTGAACGCGGCGGTCCGCACCGACGACCCGACGGAGGGGCTCCCCCCCGCGTTCGTCGCCAAACTGGCCGAGTTCGTTGCGAACGGCGGCGGGCTCGTGATCGGGTGCGGGGACGCCGTCGCCGGGCCGGCGTACAACCGCGTTCTCGGCGGCGCCGGGCTGCTCCCGCTGCCCCTCGGCGACGTGCGGAACGCCACCGCGGCCGCGCTCTTCGTCCCCGCCGCGACCAGCATCGAAGAGGCGTCGGTGTTCGGGCCGCTCAAGCCCTTCACCGAGTGGCTGGAACGGGCCGAGCTGTCGCGCGTCTATGAACTGGACGAGTCGCCCGCCGCGGCCGGCGGCGCCCGGGTGCTGATGCGCACCACCGACAACAAGCCGCTCGTCGCGTCCCGCGCCGTCGGCCGCGGGGAGGTCCTCTTCTTCGCGACGTCGCTGGACGAGACGTGGGGCCGGATGATGTCCGTCGGGCAACTGGCCGTCCCCATGACGACCCACGTCATCGCCCACCTGACGGCGCGGAAGGTGCCGGGCGGGACACGGACCGCCGGCGACACGCTGACCTGGGTCCCGCCGAACCCGGATACGGTCTACGAACTGATCAAGCCCCGACCGGTGACCGAGCGCACGGGCGACAAGTCCCGGCCGCGGGTGAAGCTCGGAGAGGCGAAGGAGGTGGACGGGAGGCCGGTGCTCACCACGGCCGACACGGTGGTGGCCGGCGAGTACGCCATCGTGCCCATCGGCGCGCCCGATCCGATCGGGCTCCAGCCCGAAGCCGGCCTGGCGTTCGTGGTGAACCCCGACCAGCGCGAGACGAAGGAGCTCGGCGCGGCGTCCGACACGGAGGTGGAGCAGTTGCTCGGGTTCCGCCCGCCGATCATCCAGGCCGGGGCCGGCACCGAGTCCGCCGTTCGCGAGCGCCGCACCCGCGGCGAGTGGACCGAGTGGGTGCTGCTGCTGCTCCTGTTCCTGCTCGTCGGCGAAACGGCGTGGGCGTGGTTCTGCGGCACGGCCCGGTGA
- a CDS encoding TIGR03067 domain-containing protein: MPSFGHLALLGVALAFAGACKKKTEPEVPSPISNPSGSPGASAGDDLKAARGEWKLVSYQNPDPKGYRTDDLEQLKNEVFKVEGNLLKVSAPRGQGETFLIRLNQGHSPKEIDIVPADESGKPRVRKYSSYSGPREEEEPPAKGIYTLGSDKLTIAVSDRTEYRPKEFKAAVVENTGPFVTVNKRGSSLVFVAELTRVKKEPLISKRKFGE; the protein is encoded by the coding sequence ATGCCATCGTTCGGGCACCTTGCCCTCCTCGGTGTCGCACTGGCGTTCGCCGGCGCTTGTAAGAAGAAGACCGAACCAGAGGTTCCGTCGCCAATATCGAATCCTTCCGGTTCCCCCGGGGCCTCGGCCGGTGACGATCTCAAGGCCGCGCGGGGCGAGTGGAAACTGGTCTCGTACCAGAACCCCGATCCGAAAGGCTATCGAACGGACGACCTGGAACAGTTGAAAAACGAGGTCTTCAAAGTCGAAGGGAACTTGTTGAAAGTGAGCGCCCCGCGGGGGCAAGGGGAGACCTTCCTTATCCGTTTGAACCAGGGCCACTCGCCCAAAGAAATCGATATCGTTCCGGCCGACGAATCCGGCAAACCACGCGTCCGAAAGTATTCCAGCTATAGCGGGCCGCGCGAGGAAGAGGAGCCGCCGGCGAAGGGAATCTACACGCTCGGTTCGGACAAGCTCACGATCGCCGTTTCGGACAGAACAGAGTACCGCCCGAAAGAATTCAAGGCGGCGGTGGTCGAGAACACGGGTCCGTTCGTGACGGTGAACAAACGGGGGAGCAGCCTCGTGTTCGTCGCGGAACTCACGCGCGTGAAGAAAGAGCCCTTGATCAGCAAACGCAAGTTCGGCGAATGA
- a CDS encoding TIGR03067 domain-containing protein gives MNAEEERPTPPAPLPEGKGEQDLRNSVASAEPGEVTLGVTPLPSGRGAGGVGSSRRLIALMLVLVAIGLAVWFFAIRTPDDFGRFQGRWQLAVPAGSAPDGAPIARQTPIVVKVTGDRWAFMLGEMEQKKYAMTLRPEADPKEIDLVQLAADDQPLMQKWPPPERPVTLRGIYAVERDRVRVVTAPGNEPRPPSLDTSDGVTVWILERGP, from the coding sequence ATGAACGCGGAGGAAGAAAGACCTACCCCCCCGGCCCCCCTCCCTGAAGGGAAGGGGGAGCAAGACCTTCGGAACTCGGTCGCCTCCGCGGAACCGGGTGAGGTAACACTCGGCGTCACCCCCCTGCCTTCAGGGAGGGGGGCCGGGGGGGTAGGTTCTTCGCGGCGGCTCATCGCCCTGATGCTGGTGCTCGTCGCGATCGGGCTCGCGGTTTGGTTTTTCGCGATCCGAACGCCGGACGACTTTGGTCGGTTCCAAGGTCGGTGGCAACTGGCGGTACCCGCCGGTTCAGCCCCCGACGGCGCGCCAATCGCTCGGCAAACGCCGATCGTCGTTAAGGTGACCGGTGATCGGTGGGCGTTCATGCTCGGTGAGATGGAACAGAAAAAATACGCGATGACGCTCCGTCCAGAGGCCGACCCGAAGGAGATCGATCTGGTCCAGCTCGCCGCGGACGATCAACCGCTGATGCAGAAGTGGCCACCGCCTGAGCGGCCGGTGACCCTCCGCGGGATCTACGCGGTCGAGCGCGATCGGGTGCGAGTGGTGACCGCGCCCGGCAACGAACCGCGCCCGCCGTCTCTGGACACCAGCGACGGCGTCACCGTCTGGATTCTGGAACGCGGACCATAA
- a CDS encoding DUF58 domain-containing protein, which translates to MPSYLDPQVLSRAEALGMKARQVVEGLRVGDHKSPYKGFSVEFVQHREYVPGDDIRHIDWKSYGRSERYTIKQYEQETNYLCHLLLDGSNSMRYGAGATNKLEYAKLLAASLAYMIVRQRDTVSLRVFNTGWVAELPPSSSLAHINAITHVLEDTRPRDRTAIGPLLDELADRISRRGIVCLISDCLEELEPILAALRHLRFRGHEVVLFHVLHPDEVNFPLDGNVRFIGLEGFEELMTRPHLLRPAYLRIVKKYLADIQRGCDGSGVDYVPMTTNRPLQAALAEYLVRRLQMGRR; encoded by the coding sequence ATGCCGTCCTACCTCGATCCCCAAGTCCTGTCCCGCGCCGAAGCCCTGGGCATGAAGGCCCGGCAGGTGGTGGAGGGGCTGCGCGTCGGCGACCACAAGAGCCCCTACAAGGGGTTCTCGGTCGAGTTCGTACAGCACCGCGAGTACGTCCCCGGCGACGACATCCGGCACATCGACTGGAAGAGCTACGGCCGGTCGGAGCGGTACACCATCAAGCAGTACGAGCAGGAGACGAACTACCTCTGTCACCTGCTGCTCGACGGCAGCAACTCGATGCGGTACGGGGCCGGCGCCACGAACAAGCTCGAGTACGCGAAGCTCCTGGCCGCATCGCTGGCGTACATGATCGTCCGCCAGCGCGACACGGTGAGCCTGCGGGTCTTCAACACCGGGTGGGTGGCCGAACTGCCGCCGAGCAGCTCGCTCGCCCACATCAACGCCATCACCCACGTGCTCGAAGACACCCGGCCGCGGGACCGCACCGCCATCGGCCCGCTCCTCGACGAACTCGCCGACCGCATCAGCCGCCGCGGGATCGTGTGCCTGATCTCGGACTGCCTCGAAGAGCTGGAGCCGATCCTCGCGGCGCTGCGGCACCTGCGGTTCCGGGGCCACGAGGTCGTGCTCTTCCACGTCCTCCACCCGGACGAGGTGAATTTCCCCCTCGACGGGAACGTCCGATTTATTGGGCTCGAGGGCTTTGAGGAGCTGATGACCCGCCCACACTTGTTGCGCCCCGCGTACCTGCGGATCGTGAAGAAGTACCTCGCGGACATCCAACGAGGCTGCGACGGCAGCGGGGTCGATTACGTGCCGATGACGACCAACCGCCCGCTGCAAGCGGCCCTGGCCGAGTACCTGGTGCGCCGGCTCCAGATGGGGCGCCGATGA
- a CDS encoding AAA family ATPase, with amino-acid sequence MIEKLRAAHQKLRSEIGKVIVGQEKVLDELLMAIFCRSHALLMGVPGLAKTLMVSTLAQALDLSFKRIQFTPDLMPSDITGSEVIQDDPVTRERMFKFMAGPIFANIVLADEINRTPPKTQAALLEAMQERKASIGGTDHLMKSPFFVLATQNPIEQEGTYPLPEAQLDRFLFLIKVDYPTADEEEQIMRMGTSDTKVTISPVLSGEDIIGLQQIVRRVPVSDKVFAFAKRVTRLSRPGTPEAAEFVQKWLTWGAGPRASMNLILAAKAHALLRGSNHVAGDDVVAVATPILRHRLILNFAAQSEGVTVDDVIRQLVKAAAKAVAA; translated from the coding sequence ATGATCGAAAAGCTTCGGGCCGCGCACCAGAAGCTGAGGTCGGAAATCGGCAAGGTGATCGTCGGTCAGGAAAAGGTGCTCGACGAACTGCTCATGGCGATCTTCTGCCGCAGTCACGCGCTCCTAATGGGCGTGCCGGGGCTGGCGAAGACGCTCATGGTGTCCACGCTCGCACAGGCCCTCGACCTGAGCTTCAAGCGCATCCAGTTCACCCCGGACCTGATGCCCTCGGACATCACGGGCTCTGAGGTCATCCAGGATGACCCGGTGACACGTGAGCGAATGTTCAAGTTCATGGCCGGGCCGATCTTCGCGAACATCGTGCTGGCCGACGAGATCAACCGCACCCCGCCCAAGACCCAGGCCGCGCTCCTCGAAGCCATGCAGGAGCGGAAGGCGTCCATCGGCGGCACCGACCACCTCATGAAGAGCCCGTTCTTCGTGCTGGCGACCCAGAACCCGATCGAGCAGGAGGGCACGTACCCGCTGCCCGAGGCCCAGCTCGACCGGTTCCTGTTCCTCATCAAGGTCGATTACCCGACCGCGGACGAAGAGGAACAGATCATGCGCATGGGCACATCGGACACGAAGGTGACCATCTCCCCGGTGCTGTCGGGAGAGGACATCATCGGGCTCCAGCAGATCGTCCGCCGCGTGCCGGTGTCGGACAAGGTGTTCGCGTTCGCCAAGCGGGTCACCCGGCTGTCGCGGCCGGGCACGCCGGAGGCGGCCGAGTTCGTGCAGAAGTGGCTCACCTGGGGCGCCGGCCCCCGCGCCAGCATGAACCTGATCCTCGCGGCCAAGGCGCACGCGCTGCTCCGCGGCAGCAACCACGTGGCCGGCGACGACGTGGTCGCGGTCGCCACGCCGATCCTGCGGCACCGGCTCATTCTCAACTTCGCCGCGCAGAGCGAGGGTGTCACCGTCGACGACGTGATCCGGCAGTTGGTGAAAGCGGCCGCGAAGGCGGTTGCGGCCTGA
- the galE gene encoding UDP-glucose 4-epimerase GalE, with the protein MRILVTGGAGYIGSHTVRQLIAGGHEVVVYDSLELGHRQAVPADRLVVGDLRDIDHVDQLLVAHRIEAVVHFAAYAAVGESVAHPAKYYTNNLLYPLQLLDRCRRNGVQKFVFSSTAATYGVPEVVPITETTRQLPVNPYGATKLAFERALADYADAYPFGFCALRYFNAAGAAADGSIGEDHTPETHLIPIVIQAATGKRPHVEIFGTDYPTPDGTCVRDYVHVDDLAAAHILALDKLAPGMKLAYNVGIGRGYSVREVIRTAEDVTGLKVPVKEGPRRAGDPPSLVASADKLRAELGWAPQYDTLKAILETAWRWHKAHPNGYDG; encoded by the coding sequence ATGAGAATTCTCGTCACCGGCGGGGCCGGGTACATCGGCTCGCACACGGTCCGGCAACTGATCGCCGGCGGGCACGAGGTCGTCGTGTACGACAGCCTCGAACTGGGGCACCGGCAAGCGGTGCCGGCCGACCGGCTCGTCGTCGGCGACCTCCGCGACATCGACCACGTCGATCAGTTGCTCGTCGCCCACCGCATCGAGGCCGTCGTCCACTTCGCGGCGTACGCGGCGGTTGGTGAGTCGGTAGCCCATCCGGCGAAGTACTACACGAACAACCTGCTGTACCCGCTGCAACTGCTCGATCGCTGCCGCCGCAACGGCGTGCAGAAGTTCGTCTTCTCCAGCACCGCGGCCACCTACGGCGTGCCGGAGGTGGTGCCCATCACCGAGACCACCCGGCAACTGCCCGTCAACCCCTACGGGGCAACCAAGCTGGCCTTCGAGCGGGCGCTCGCGGACTACGCCGACGCGTACCCGTTCGGGTTCTGCGCGCTCCGCTACTTCAACGCCGCCGGCGCCGCCGCGGACGGCAGCATCGGCGAGGACCACACGCCGGAAACGCACCTGATCCCCATCGTGATCCAGGCCGCGACCGGTAAGCGGCCCCACGTCGAGATCTTCGGGACCGACTACCCGACCCCCGACGGCACCTGTGTCCGCGACTACGTCCACGTGGACGACCTGGCCGCGGCCCACATTCTCGCGCTGGACAAGCTCGCGCCGGGGATGAAGCTCGCGTACAATGTCGGCATCGGGCGCGGGTACAGCGTACGAGAGGTGATCCGCACCGCCGAGGACGTGACCGGGCTGAAGGTGCCGGTCAAGGAAGGCCCGCGCCGGGCCGGCGACCCGCCTTCACTCGTCGCGAGTGCTGACAAGCTGCGCGCGGAACTGGGCTGGGCGCCGCAGTACGACACCCTGAAAGCGATCCTCGAAACCGCGTGGCGCTGGCACAAGGCGCACCCGAACGGGTACGACGGGTGA
- a CDS encoding ABC transporter ATP-binding protein, protein MIECRDLTKKYGELFAVERLSLKLEPGDVYGFIGPNGAGKTTTMRMLATLLNPSWGEATVCGHSIYTGSKEIRRAIGYMPDAFGVYDDMKVTEYLEFFAAAYRIQGADRKKKVEQVLDYVDLGYKRDALVTSLSRGMTQRLGLARVLLHDPQVLLLDEPASGLDPRARIEMQELIKRLRQERKTIMLSSHILPELAEICNVLGIIERGRLIFNGTVQQAEDEVRKVRGGSVFLISVGERNTEAAQKIGGWKEVSGAELSPKTGHIRVVLRAGLGDGSFIPERLIADRFKLYSFREEQINIQDIFLTITKGITS, encoded by the coding sequence ATGATCGAATGCCGCGACCTGACGAAGAAATACGGCGAGCTGTTCGCGGTGGAGCGCCTCTCGCTCAAACTGGAACCGGGCGACGTGTACGGGTTCATCGGCCCGAACGGGGCCGGTAAAACCACCACCATGCGCATGCTCGCCACCCTGCTGAACCCCAGTTGGGGCGAGGCCACCGTGTGCGGGCACTCGATCTACACCGGGTCCAAGGAGATCCGCCGCGCGATCGGGTACATGCCGGACGCCTTCGGCGTGTACGACGACATGAAGGTGACCGAGTACCTCGAGTTCTTCGCCGCCGCGTACCGCATCCAGGGCGCGGACCGCAAGAAGAAGGTGGAGCAGGTCCTCGACTACGTCGACCTCGGGTACAAGCGGGACGCGCTCGTGACGAGCCTCAGCCGCGGCATGACGCAGCGGCTCGGGCTGGCCCGCGTGCTGCTCCACGACCCGCAGGTGCTCCTGCTCGACGAACCGGCCAGCGGCCTCGACCCGCGGGCCCGCATCGAGATGCAGGAACTCATCAAGCGGCTCCGCCAGGAGCGGAAGACGATCATGCTGTCGTCGCACATCCTGCCGGAACTGGCCGAAATCTGCAACGTGCTCGGCATCATCGAGCGCGGCCGGCTGATCTTCAACGGCACCGTCCAGCAGGCCGAGGACGAGGTCCGCAAGGTGCGCGGCGGCAGCGTCTTCCTGATTTCGGTCGGGGAGCGGAACACCGAAGCCGCGCAGAAGATCGGCGGGTGGAAAGAGGTGTCCGGGGCGGAACTCAGCCCCAAGACGGGGCACATCCGTGTGGTGCTGCGCGCCGGGCTGGGCGACGGCAGCTTCATCCCCGAACGGCTCATCGCCGACCGCTTCAAGCTGTACAGTTTTCGTGAGGAGCAGATCAACATTCAGGACATCTTCCTGACGATCACGAAGGGGATCACGAGCTGA
- a CDS encoding four helix bundle protein yields MDRFEEIEAWKKARELNREVYQMTRGELFARDFALRVQIRRASISIMSNIAEGYERDGNVEFRQFLSIAKGSAGEVRSQLYAALDAEYIDQSTFDRLSALALDTVRLVKGFIRYIEQSDLKGRKYSDS; encoded by the coding sequence ATGGATCGCTTTGAGGAGATCGAAGCCTGGAAAAAAGCTCGCGAGCTAAACCGCGAGGTGTATCAAATGACGCGCGGAGAATTGTTCGCGCGCGATTTCGCCCTACGCGTCCAGATCAGGCGCGCGTCGATTTCCATAATGTCGAACATTGCTGAGGGGTACGAACGGGACGGGAACGTGGAGTTTCGGCAATTCCTCTCCATCGCGAAGGGATCGGCTGGAGAGGTGCGTTCACAACTCTATGCCGCTCTCGACGCGGAGTACATAGATCAGTCGACTTTTGACCGTCTTTCGGCTCTCGCGCTCGATACGGTCCGACTCGTCAAAGGATTCATCCGGTACATTGAACAGTCTGACTTGAAGGGCCGGAAATATTCAGACTCGTAG